A window from Hemicordylus capensis ecotype Gifberg chromosome 2, rHemCap1.1.pri, whole genome shotgun sequence encodes these proteins:
- the SPRYD4 gene encoding SPRY domain-containing protein 4 isoform X1, with protein sequence MAAPMLRRVRQLGWSLSSAGSRFVGEAPRREISFKLDERTAHSSLDLFKKDTGVIYRMLGIDPTKVPQNPERFRDWSVVLGDASVSSGRHYWEVTVKRSQQFRIGVADVDVSREGCIGVDDRSWVFTYAHRHWNAMFANETTPISNIGNPERVGLLLDYDNKKLSLVDVSKHEFIHSISAEFQGPVVPAFALWDGELLTHSGLDIPEKLNRN encoded by the exons ATGGCGGCGCCCATGTTGAGACGCGTGAGACAGCTAGGTTGGAGCCTGAGCAGCGCGGGATCGCGTTTCGTGGGCGAAGCGCCCCGGAGAG AGATCAGTTTTAAACTAGATGAGAGAACAGCCCACAGCAGTTTGGATCTGTTCAAAAAGGACACTGGTGTCATCTACCGCATGCTGGGAATTGACCCCACCAAAGTTCCCCAGAACCCTGAACGCTTCAGGGACTGGTCTGTAGTGCTGGGTGATGCTTCTGTGTCTAGTGGCCGGCATTACTGGGAAGTGACAGTCAAACGATCACAGCAGTTCCGCATTGGAGTGGCAGATGTAGACGTCTCCCGAGAAGGCTGCATTGGAGTGGATGACCGCTCCTGGGTCTTCACCTATGCTCACCGGCACTGGAATGCCATGTTTGCCAATGAGACCACTCCCATCAGCAACATTGGCAACCCAGAGAGAGTGGGTCTGCTACTGGATTATGATAACAAGAAGCTTAGTTTGGTAGATGTAAGCAAACATGAGTTCATCCACAGCATATCTGCTGAGTTCCAGGGCCCAGTGGTGCCTGCCTTTGCCCTCTGGGATGGTGAATTGCTAACTCATTCGGGCCTTGATATACCTGAGAAACTCAACAGGAACTGA
- the SPRYD4 gene encoding SPRY domain-containing protein 4 isoform X2 has protein sequence MLGIDPTKVPQNPERFRDWSVVLGDASVSSGRHYWEVTVKRSQQFRIGVADVDVSREGCIGVDDRSWVFTYAHRHWNAMFANETTPISNIGNPERVGLLLDYDNKKLSLVDVSKHEFIHSISAEFQGPVVPAFALWDGELLTHSGLDIPEKLNRN, from the coding sequence ATGCTGGGAATTGACCCCACCAAAGTTCCCCAGAACCCTGAACGCTTCAGGGACTGGTCTGTAGTGCTGGGTGATGCTTCTGTGTCTAGTGGCCGGCATTACTGGGAAGTGACAGTCAAACGATCACAGCAGTTCCGCATTGGAGTGGCAGATGTAGACGTCTCCCGAGAAGGCTGCATTGGAGTGGATGACCGCTCCTGGGTCTTCACCTATGCTCACCGGCACTGGAATGCCATGTTTGCCAATGAGACCACTCCCATCAGCAACATTGGCAACCCAGAGAGAGTGGGTCTGCTACTGGATTATGATAACAAGAAGCTTAGTTTGGTAGATGTAAGCAAACATGAGTTCATCCACAGCATATCTGCTGAGTTCCAGGGCCCAGTGGTGCCTGCCTTTGCCCTCTGGGATGGTGAATTGCTAACTCATTCGGGCCTTGATATACCTGAGAAACTCAACAGGAACTGA